The genomic interval CCGAGACACTCCCCGCGAACCTCCGCGACCGCGTCTCGTTCGTCGACCCCGACGGCGCTCGCACCGGGAACACGAACCCAACGGAGGCAGACGCCGTCGCCGACGTGGTCCGGGCCTACCGCGAGGCCGGCGTCGACGCCGGCGATATCGGGGTCATCGCCCCTTCCGCGCACAGGTCGCGGAACTGAACCGGCGGCTCCCGGAGGTGGCTGTCGACACCGTCGACCGGTTCCAGGGCTCCAGCAAAGAGGTCATCGTCGTCTCCTTCGTCGCGACGGGCAGTCTGGAGGGGCCGCTGTTCGAGGACTACCGCCGCATCAACGTCGCGCTCACCCGGGCGAAGAAAGCCCTCGTGCTGGTCGGCGACCGGGACGCGCTCGCCACCGACGCGGTGTACGGACGGATGGTCGAGTGGGCTAGCGGGTGAGAGCGGGCCGCACCACGCCCGGGGTGTATCGACGCCGAACGGACCTGGTACACAAGTGGTTTTTACTGCCGGGATTCACATGAGATACTCAATGGACGGTCCGGAGCCCGACCGAAACCCGTCGGACACCGCCGATTGGGCCACCCGCATCGACGACGAGGCCGACGTACTCCCGCCGGACGACGACTCGCCGGACGCGGGCCGTGACCAGCCTGACGAGGCGGTCGAGCAGTTCGATCCGGTCACGGAGCCGCCGCCAGACCCGCAACGCACGGTCGTCGAGGACCTGACGGCCTACTTCGAGGCGTACGACGGCGATTTCGCCCCCGCCCCGTCGCTCTCGTTCCTGGAATCGGAGTTCTTCGATTTCGACTATCGTGAAGGGGTCGAGGAGATCGACCGGTACTGGGTGGACGAACCCTTCGCCTACGTCGCGATCCTCGACGACGGCGGCGACATCGGGTATCACGTCGTCGAACCGACGCTCTCGGAGTTCGAGCGGTACGTTCGCGAGGATATCATGGTCGACCTCCGTGACGTGTTGATGCACGTCCGCCCCGACGAGAGCGACCGGAAGGAACGGCTGACGGGGGAGCTGGATACGCTGTTGAGCCGGTACGCACGGGAGGCAAAACCCGGCTCACTGCACAAGATCCGGTACTACATCGAGCGGGACCTGCTGGGCTACGACCGGATCACCCCCCTGCTGGCCGACCGGAACCTCGAAGACATCTCGTGTGACGGGACGGACGTGCCGGTGTACGTCTACCACCGGGAGTACCGCGATATGCGGACGAACGTCTCGTTCTCGGCCGACCGGCTGAACTCGCTCGTGGTCCGACTGGCCCAGCGGTCGGACAAACACATCTCCGTGGCCGACCCGATGGTCGACGCCAGCCTCCCCAACGGCTCGCGCATCCAGTTGACCCTGGGGACGGAGGTCAGCTCCCGGGGGTCGAACTTCACGATCCGGCAGTTCTCGGACGTGCCGCTGACGCCGATCGATCTGATCCAGTTCGGGACCTTCTCGGTCGAGACGATGACGTACTTCTGGATGGCGATCCAGAACAACCTCTCGCTTTTGTTCGCCGGCGGGACGGCCTCCGGGAAGACGACCTCGCTGAACGCCATCTCGATGTTCATCCCCGAGAAGAACAAGGTCATCTCGATCGAGGACACCCGCGAGATCACGCTCCCCCACGAGAACTGGATCCAGAGCGTCACCCGGGAGGGCCAGGCCTCCGGTAGCGGCGACATCGGGATGTACAAACTGCTCCAGGCCGCCTTGCGCCAGCGCCCGGAGTACCTGCTTGTCGGCGAGATCCGGACCGAACGACAGGTGGCGCTCGCTTTCTTCCAGGCGATGGCGACCGGCCACGCCGCCTACACCACCATGCACGCCGATTCGACGGAGACTGTCCTCTCACGCTTGCAGAACCCACCGCTGTCGGTCCCCGAACAGATGGTGCGGGAGCTGGATATCGCGGCGATCCAGCAGCAACTGTTCGTCGGGGACCGCCGTGTGCGGCGCAACGTCGGCATCTCGGAACTCGAACGGGGCGACGAGGGGTCGACGGGCGTCCGTGACATCTACGAGTGGAACCCCGCGACCGACGGCTTCGAGGGGGCACAGCGGTCCAAGAAGCTCCGGGAGATCATGTACCGGAACGGCTGGGACGAACAGCGCCTCCAGTTGGAACTCTCGCGACGGGAGCGACTGCTGCGATACATGGTCGAGCGGGACATCGCCGACTACGAGTCCTTCCAGGCGATCGTCTGGGAGTACGACCGGAACCCCGAGGACGTGATCGAACTGCTGGACCGGGGCCGCCTGGAGCAACTGATCTGACGATGGCGACCACGGAACAGTCCGAGACCCAGCGGTGGCTCGTCCGAAAGACGGCCTGGCTCTACGAGCCGCTCAGGCGCTTTTTCGCGACGCGGACGGACCGGCACCTCGGGCTCCGGGAGCAGCTCAACGCGGCTCGGATGCCGGTGACCGTCGAGGCGTATCTCGCCAGGTCGGCGGTTCTGGCGATCATCACGGGTGTTCTCGGGGCCGGGATCGGGCTGGCGATCAGCTGGTGGGCGGCCACGACCGGCGTGCTGTCGACGCTGTCCGGGGTCTCGGGGACCGGAGCACTGGGGCGGTTCGTCAGCGACAACCGGACGCTCGTGGTCAGTCTCGTCCTTCCGGTGGTGTCGGGGACGCTGCTTGCCGTCGGGACCTGGTACGTCCGGTACTACCTGCCCAGTCAGCGAGCGACGGCCAGGGCGCGGCGGCTCGCGCTCGTCTACCCCTCCGGCGTGACCTACATGTACGCGCTCTCCCGGGGCGGGCTGACATCGTCGAGATCCTCCGCCGACTCGCCGAGGACGAGGAGACCTACGGCGAGGTCGCCCGGGAGGCCGCGCTCGTGACGAACCAGATGGACTACCTCGGCAGGGACTTCCTCCAGGCGCTCCGGGAGGCCAGCGAGGTGACGCCGTCGCCCCTGCTCAGTGACTTCTTCAGCGACTTGCTGAGTATCGTCGAGTCCGGGGGATCGGTCGACTCGTTCCTCGCGGATCAGCGCGAGGACGCTATACAGGACGCGCGCTCGGTGCAGGCGGAGTATCTGGAACGGGTCGAACTGTTCGCGGAGGTGTACGTCACACTGTTGATCGCCGGCCCGCTGTTCGTCCTCATCCTGCTGATGGTCATCGGAATCACCGGTACGTCGACGCTGCGGGAGGTAAACGCCATCGTCTACGTCGGTATCCCGCTGGGGTCGACGCTGGCGATCCTCGTCCTCGACCAGTTGGGCGCGCCGTTCCGGCAGCGCACGCTCGCGGCCACCGAGCCGATCCTGGAGCCGCCGACCGTTCCGGACGACCAGGCCGCGAAGGCCTACGCGAAGCGGAAACGTCGGGCGCAGTTGCTCGACACGCTCACCCATCCGTGGCGGCTGTTCCTCGACCGGCCGCCTCACGTCCTCACGTTGTCGGTCCCGCTCGCCGCCGCGGTGGTCGGTGCCCTCGTCGCCGGTGACCTCGCCTCGGTCGGCCTGTCGGCGCTATTCGACACGCCGCTGCGAACGACGGTTCTGCTGATCGTCGTGCCGCTGTTCGTCGCGCTCGTCCCGCTGGCAGCGTTCCAGGAACTCCGGCAGCGACGCCTCGATACGATCCGGCGCCGGTTCCCGAACGTCCTCTCGTCGTGGGCCAGTGCCAACCGGATGGGGTTGCGGCCCTCGGAGGCACTCCGTCTGGCGAGCGAGCGGGCCGACACGGCCCTCTCGGCGGAGATGCGCCGGGTGAACGATGAGACGGAGTGGTTCGACGACCTCCGTGGGGCGCTGTTACGTCTCGCTCGCCGGTCCCGGACCAGGATCGTCACGCGGACGCTACGGCTCATCGTCGAGGCCGACGAAGCCAGCGGGAACCTCGACGAGACACTGTCGGTCGCCGCCGAGGACGCTCGGATGCAGCGCGAACTCGAACGGGCGCGGACCCGGGAGCTATCCTCGTACGTCGTCGCCGCGCTCGTCTCCTTTTTCGTCTATCTGGCCATCCTCCTGTTGATCAACGAGTTCTACTTCGAGCAGGCGGTCGCGGTGGGCCAGCAGGCGACTACGGACGCGGAACTGCCGGTGAGTCTCCAGTCGATCGACACGGCAGGGTTCAAACTCGCCTTCATCCACTCGTCGCTGGTGCAGGCTCTGTTTATCGGGCTCGTGGCCGGAAAGCTATCGAGCGGGCGAGTCCTGGCGGGTCTCAAGTACAGTCTCGGACTGATGATCGTGACGGTCGTCGCGTTCGGGGTGGTCTGACGTGAACGGGCACTCGCTGTGCGACGACGGTCGCGGCCAGTCGGCCGTCATCGGATTCGTCCTGATGTTCGGCCTGTTGATCCTCCTGATGAGCGTCCTCCAGGTGAGCGCCGTTCCCGCCTGGAACCAGGGTGAGGAGTTCGCTCACAGCCAGCAGGTCCGCAGCGAACTCGAACTGTTGCGCGACGACGTGACCACGGCGGCCGCGACCGGGCGGGTGACCTCCGAGTCGGTCACGCTCGGCTCCGGTACCCGAGACGCCCCTTCCTGCTCAACCCCGCCGATCCGGCGGGTCGGCTCAACACGACGACCCCGGGAGCCGTCGAACTGGAGAACCTCACGGCCAGCGGCG from Haloarcula pelagica carries:
- a CDS encoding type II secretion system F family protein; translation: MLRRLAEDEETYGEVAREAALVTNQMDYLGRDFLQALREASEVTPSPLLSDFFSDLLSIVESGGSVDSFLADQREDAIQDARSVQAEYLERVELFAEVYVTLLIAGPLFVLILLMVIGITGTSTLREVNAIVYVGIPLGSTLAILVLDQLGAPFRQRTLAATEPILEPPTVPDDQAAKAYAKRKRRAQLLDTLTHPWRLFLDRPPHVLTLSVPLAAAVVGALVAGDLASVGLSALFDTPLRTTVLLIVVPLFVALVPLAAFQELRQRRLDTIRRRFPNVLSSWASANRMGLRPSEALRLASERADTALSAEMRRVNDETEWFDDLRGALLRLARRSRTRIVTRTLRLIVEADEASGNLDETLSVAAEDARMQRELERARTRELSSYVVAALVSFFVYLAILLLINEFYFEQAVAVGQQATTDAELPVSLQSIDTAGFKLAFIHSSLVQALFIGLVAGKLSSGRVLAGLKYSLGLMIVTVVAFGVV
- a CDS encoding type II/IV secretion system ATPase subunit, which codes for MDGPEPDRNPSDTADWATRIDDEADVLPPDDDSPDAGRDQPDEAVEQFDPVTEPPPDPQRTVVEDLTAYFEAYDGDFAPAPSLSFLESEFFDFDYREGVEEIDRYWVDEPFAYVAILDDGGDIGYHVVEPTLSEFERYVREDIMVDLRDVLMHVRPDESDRKERLTGELDTLLSRYAREAKPGSLHKIRYYIERDLLGYDRITPLLADRNLEDISCDGTDVPVYVYHREYRDMRTNVSFSADRLNSLVVRLAQRSDKHISVADPMVDASLPNGSRIQLTLGTEVSSRGSNFTIRQFSDVPLTPIDLIQFGTFSVETMTYFWMAIQNNLSLLFAGGTASGKTTSLNAISMFIPEKNKVISIEDTREITLPHENWIQSVTREGQASGSGDIGMYKLLQAALRQRPEYLLVGEIRTERQVALAFFQAMATGHAAYTTMHADSTETVLSRLQNPPLSVPEQMVRELDIAAIQQQLFVGDRRVRRNVGISELERGDEGSTGVRDIYEWNPATDGFEGAQRSKKLREIMYRNGWDEQRLQLELSRRERLLRYMVERDIADYESFQAIVWEYDRNPEDVIELLDRGRLEQLI